The following are encoded together in the Streptococcus oralis genome:
- a CDS encoding TIGR01212 family radical SAM protein (This family includes YhcC from E. coli K-12, an uncharacterized radical SAM protein.) has protein sequence MKVMKSYNTLNDYYRKLFGEKTFKVPIDAGFDCPNRDGTVAHGGCTFCTVSGSGDAIVAPDAPIREQFYKEIDFMHRKWPDVQKYLVYFQNFTNTHEKVEVIRERYEQAINELGVVGINIGTRPDCLPDETIEYLAELSERMHVTVELGLQTTFEATSDLINRAHSYELYVETVKRLRKYPKIEIVSHLINGLPGETHEMMVENVRRCVTDNDIQGIKLHLLHLMTNTRMQRDYHEGRLQLMSQDEYVKVICDQLEIIPKHIVIHRITGDAPRDMLIGPMWSLNKWEVLNAIETEMRRRGSVQGCKAVKQEFKNEKTT, from the coding sequence ATGAAAGTTATGAAATCTTATAATACCTTGAATGATTATTATCGAAAACTTTTTGGAGAGAAGACTTTTAAAGTTCCCATCGATGCGGGATTTGACTGTCCAAATCGGGATGGAACTGTAGCCCATGGTGGTTGTACTTTTTGTACGGTTTCAGGTTCTGGAGATGCCATCGTGGCACCGGATGCCCCTATCCGTGAGCAATTTTATAAGGAAATTGACTTTATGCACCGCAAATGGCCAGATGTTCAGAAGTACTTGGTTTATTTTCAAAATTTTACCAACACCCATGAAAAGGTGGAAGTGATTCGGGAGCGATATGAGCAGGCTATCAACGAACTTGGTGTAGTGGGAATCAATATCGGAACACGCCCAGACTGTCTGCCAGACGAAACCATCGAATATTTGGCTGAGTTATCGGAACGTATGCATGTGACGGTAGAATTGGGCTTGCAGACTACCTTTGAAGCAACTTCTGACCTGATTAACCGTGCTCATTCTTATGAATTATACGTGGAAACAGTAAAACGCTTGAGAAAATATCCCAAAATTGAAATTGTTTCCCATTTGATCAACGGTTTGCCCGGTGAGACTCATGAGATGATGGTCGAAAATGTCCGTCGCTGTGTCACAGACAATGACATTCAAGGAATTAAACTGCACTTGCTCCACCTCATGACCAATACACGGATGCAGCGAGATTACCACGAAGGACGCTTGCAACTGATGAGTCAGGATGAGTATGTCAAGGTCATCTGTGACCAGTTGGAAATCATTCCCAAGCATATTGTCATCCATCGAATCACAGGAGATGCACCTAGAGATATGCTGATTGGTCCCATGTGGAGCCTCAATAAATGGGAAGTGCTGAATGCTATTGAAACTGAGATGCGACGTCGCGGAAGTGTGCAAGGATGCAAGGCTGTAAAACAGGAGTTTAAAAATGAAAAGACCACTTGA
- a CDS encoding class I SAM-dependent methyltransferase yields the protein MIETRLQDKLKPGLEVENFQKDGDIYLSLNPDYLSGDNAKYMTMYNRMARWYDMSEKWIGPLLHGKAIDKLRRDLMEEIEWKDNLSVLYVSIGTGQDLRYIPETIDLKSLDFVGVDISISMLEKCQKSCAKKTNLQLFHACAEDLPFADNSFDIVYHIGGINFFNDKAKAMQEMLRVAKPGTKILIADETADYVDQQYKKNHFSKDYFKDATVDLSEIENAVPSEVKEKEMKLLWDGKFYALTFRK from the coding sequence ATGATTGAAACAAGATTACAAGATAAATTGAAGCCAGGTTTGGAGGTAGAAAATTTTCAAAAAGATGGGGATATCTATCTGTCTCTTAATCCAGATTATCTATCTGGAGATAATGCTAAATACATGACCATGTATAACCGTATGGCTCGCTGGTACGATATGAGTGAGAAATGGATAGGACCACTTCTCCACGGCAAAGCAATTGATAAGTTGAGAAGGGATCTGATGGAGGAAATAGAATGGAAAGATAATTTATCTGTTCTTTATGTCTCTATCGGGACTGGTCAAGACCTACGTTATATTCCTGAGACAATTGACCTGAAAAGTTTAGACTTTGTAGGGGTAGATATTTCTATCAGTATGCTAGAAAAATGCCAGAAATCTTGCGCTAAAAAGACTAATTTGCAACTTTTCCATGCTTGCGCGGAGGATCTACCCTTTGCGGATAATAGTTTTGACATTGTCTACCATATTGGCGGAATCAATTTTTTCAATGATAAGGCCAAGGCTATGCAGGAAATGCTACGAGTGGCGAAGCCAGGAACCAAAATTTTAATCGCAGATGAGACGGCTGACTATGTAGATCAGCAATATAAGAAAAATCATTTTAGTAAGGATTATTTCAAAGATGCTACTGTTGATTTGAGTGAAATTGAGAATGCTGTTCCAAGCGAAGTTAAGGAAAAGGAAATGAAACTTCTTTGGGATGGCAAATTCTACGCCTTAACATTTAGGAAATAA
- a CDS encoding tRNA (mnm(5)s(2)U34)-methyltransferase: MKRPLEMAHDFLAEVVTKGDIVVDATMGNGHDTLFLAELAKKVYAFDVQEQALEKTQERLDQAGITNAQLILKGHETLDQFVTEAKAGIFNLGYLPSADKSVITQPQTTIEALEKLCHLLVKGGRIAIMIYYGHEGGDTERDAVLDFVSQLNQQEYTAAIYRTLNQVNNPPFLVMIEKLERYRHG, translated from the coding sequence ATGAAAAGACCACTTGAGATGGCACATGATTTTTTGGCTGAGGTTGTGACAAAAGGGGATATCGTAGTGGATGCGACCATGGGAAATGGCCATGATACCCTTTTTCTAGCCGAGCTAGCTAAGAAAGTCTATGCCTTTGATGTCCAGGAGCAGGCTTTGGAGAAGACGCAAGAGCGTTTGGATCAGGCTGGAATAACAAATGCCCAGTTAATCTTGAAAGGTCATGAGACACTAGACCAGTTTGTGACAGAAGCTAAGGCAGGGATTTTTAATCTGGGTTATCTGCCTTCTGCTGACAAATCCGTCATCACTCAACCTCAGACTACTATCGAAGCCTTAGAAAAGCTGTGTCACTTGCTTGTCAAAGGGGGACGGATTGCAATCATGATTTACTATGGTCATGAAGGAGGAGACACCGAGAGGGATGCTGTATTGGATTTTGTTAGCCAGTTGAACCAACAAGAGTATACAGCTGCCATTTATCGGACTCTCAACCAAGTTAATAATCCACCGTTTTTAGTTATGATTGAAAAATTAGAAAGGTATAGACATGGATAA
- a CDS encoding DUF3397 domain-containing protein: protein MGMILMKIASILLLILTLVVCFIVTKLFGLRKIGFNFADLAFPLLVFEYYLITAKAFTHNFLPRLGVALSLLAILLVVFFLVKKRSFYYPKFIKFFWRAGFLLTLIIYIAMIVELMMLP from the coding sequence ATGGGTATGATTTTAATGAAAATAGCATCTATTTTATTATTGATATTAACCTTGGTGGTTTGCTTTATTGTCACCAAGCTTTTCGGACTTAGGAAAATAGGATTTAATTTCGCGGATCTAGCTTTTCCACTTTTGGTATTTGAGTACTATCTGATTACTGCTAAAGCCTTTACCCACAACTTTCTACCGCGACTTGGAGTCGCACTTTCTCTCCTAGCAATCCTCCTTGTAGTCTTTTTCCTTGTCAAAAAACGAAGTTTTTATTACCCTAAATTCATCAAATTCTTCTGGAGAGCCGGTTTTCTCCTTACCTTAATCATCTACATTGCTATGATTGTCGAATTGATGATGCTCCCATAA
- a CDS encoding SpaA isopeptide-forming pilin-related protein, with product MNKKIRSWIQILILCLGVILQSFAPLTQVRAAEYNDVITSVGVENRSGEALTQGLDIWQEFRLTADFVLPDNTVHEGDTTTLQLPSEITFSNSSDIELRDASNNLVATGHLDSTSKTITLTYTKFVENNSGVRGKFFVYVRVDHDVVSEEKDVDVNITVGHRVLFAGKIRYNGPPGKYDSKIEKSSFQYKDDEKNVIRYNITVNRNMANYSDVTIKDAFSSPNMTFLPDTFRIYKVNWSWNNGDWKWSDAQDMTETFKNQLVVNANGDGFTLPLGDTNGFGYMIEYRAKANYDLVDGEEITNVANMSYNGSENEQSTSTRTYQIAGGVAEGYVFTIKIHKVNEAGQPLQGAVFEVIRDRNQAVVGRLTTGPDGNASVGKLLRDNYTIREVTAPFGYDKLTEDIKISPDEFGSDKSVERRIENKKTPPKTPTEKEITFKKVDPNGKEIPGAELKIYSGDRVRPEAPPVADWTTEANTSKVIKLAPGTYTLTESVAPDGYQYVDDVTFTVNADGSITIVKKGTTDTVVTTGSVLSITDKEDTTPKAITFSKVNLGGNEIAGAQIKIYKGDKAEGTAVESWTSTDQPKQLNLEPGIYTFHEEAAPTGYLKVTDITFQVKPNGTVEVTKVGEKDSKGEDNRVVAQNSTLTVTDKDDDVARKITFSKISLGGVEIAGAQIKIFKGDKAEGTAVESWTSEAGKSKELSLAPGTYTFHEEAAPTGYLKVTDITFQVNYDGTVKVTNVGTKDAKGEDNTVVTDGSTIKVTDKDDDSPKAITFSKVNLGGTEIAGAQIKIYKGDKAEGTAVESWTSEAGKSKDLNLAPGTYTFHEEAAPTGYLKVTDITFKVKTDGTVEVTNVGEKDSKGEDNKVATNGSTVTVTDKDDDSPKAITFSKVNLGGTEIAGAQIKIYKGDKAEGTAVESWTSEAGKSKDLNLAPGTYTFHEEAAPTGYLKVTDITFQVKHDGTVEVTNVGEKDSKGEENKVVTNGSTVTVTDKDDDLPRKITFSKVSLGGTEFAGAQIKIYKGDKAEGTAVESWTSEAGKSKDLNLAPGTYTFHEEAAPTGYLKVTDITFQVKHDGTVEVTNVGEKDSKGEENKVVTNGSTVTVTDKDDDLPRKITFSKVSLGGTEIAGAQIKIYKGDKAEGTAVESWTSEAGKSKDLNLAPGTYTFHEEAAPTGYLKVTDITFKVKHDGTVEVTNVGEKDSKGEENKVVTNGSTVTVTDKDDDLPRKITFSKVSLGGTEIAGAEIKIYKGDKAEGTAVESWTSEAGKSKDLNLAPGTYTFHEEAAPTGYLKVTDITFQVKHDGTVEVTNVGEKDSKGEENKVVTNGSTVTVTDKDDDLPRKITFSKVSLGGTEIAGAQIKIYKGDKAEGTAVESWTSEAGKSKDLNLAPGTYTFHEEAAPTGYLKVTDITFQVKHDGTVEVTNVGEKDSKGEENKVVTNGSTVTVTDKDDDLPRKITFSKVNLAGEEIAGAKIQIFRGEKVAGNPVAEWTSKANQSHVLDLTPGVYTFHEEAAPTGYLAVTDITFQVNYDGTVTVVNASGNQVEFKDGKLVVTDQTEPENPNLPNTGSESGQAALAAGLALLALGAGLVATKRRKED from the coding sequence ATGAACAAGAAAATAAGATCTTGGATTCAGATCCTTATTCTTTGTTTGGGAGTTATTCTCCAATCATTTGCTCCTCTTACGCAAGTACGTGCGGCAGAGTATAATGATGTTATCACTAGTGTTGGTGTTGAAAACAGATCTGGTGAAGCTTTAACGCAAGGGTTGGATATTTGGCAAGAATTCCGTCTTACTGCAGATTTTGTTTTGCCAGATAATACGGTGCATGAAGGTGATACAACAACACTTCAATTGCCTTCAGAGATTACATTTTCAAACTCTTCAGACATTGAATTACGAGATGCTTCTAACAATCTTGTAGCTACTGGACATCTAGATTCCACTAGCAAAACAATTACTCTAACTTACACAAAGTTTGTTGAGAATAATTCTGGCGTTAGGGGGAAATTCTTTGTCTATGTCCGAGTTGACCATGACGTTGTTTCAGAAGAAAAAGACGTTGATGTCAACATTACTGTAGGACATAGAGTTCTATTTGCAGGGAAAATCCGTTATAACGGCCCTCCAGGGAAATACGACTCTAAAATTGAAAAGAGTTCCTTCCAATACAAGGATGACGAGAAAAATGTAATCCGTTATAACATTACTGTAAACCGCAATATGGCGAACTACAGTGATGTCACTATCAAAGATGCTTTCTCTTCTCCAAATATGACATTCCTACCGGATACTTTTCGTATTTATAAAGTAAACTGGAGCTGGAATAACGGAGACTGGAAATGGTCCGATGCTCAGGATATGACTGAAACCTTTAAAAACCAACTAGTGGTAAATGCGAATGGTGATGGTTTCACCCTTCCTTTAGGAGATACTAATGGTTTTGGTTATATGATCGAGTATCGAGCTAAAGCGAATTATGATCTAGTCGATGGTGAGGAAATCACGAACGTAGCCAACATGAGCTACAATGGAAGTGAGAATGAACAATCAACCAGCACACGTACCTACCAGATTGCAGGTGGTGTTGCGGAAGGATATGTTTTCACCATTAAAATTCATAAGGTAAACGAAGCAGGCCAACCTTTGCAAGGTGCAGTTTTTGAAGTGATTCGTGATCGTAACCAAGCTGTTGTTGGACGATTGACAACAGGTCCTGATGGTAACGCTAGTGTAGGTAAATTGTTGCGAGACAACTATACAATTCGTGAAGTAACGGCTCCTTTTGGCTATGACAAACTAACTGAAGATATTAAAATTTCTCCAGATGAGTTTGGCTCAGATAAATCTGTAGAACGTCGAATTGAAAATAAGAAGACACCTCCAAAGACACCAACTGAGAAAGAGATTACTTTCAAAAAGGTGGATCCAAATGGGAAAGAAATCCCAGGTGCCGAACTTAAAATCTACAGCGGAGATCGTGTAAGACCAGAAGCTCCACCTGTAGCAGACTGGACAACAGAAGCTAATACTTCTAAAGTGATTAAATTAGCTCCTGGTACCTATACTCTAACAGAGTCCGTTGCTCCAGATGGGTATCAGTATGTTGATGATGTTACCTTCACGGTCAATGCTGATGGTTCTATTACAATAGTCAAAAAAGGTACAACAGATACTGTCGTAACAACTGGTTCTGTTTTGTCAATCACTGACAAAGAGGATACAACTCCAAAGGCGATTACCTTCAGTAAAGTCAATCTTGGAGGAAATGAAATCGCGGGTGCACAGATTAAGATCTACAAGGGCGACAAGGCAGAAGGCACAGCTGTAGAGAGCTGGACTTCAACTGACCAACCTAAGCAACTGAATCTTGAACCAGGCATCTACACTTTCCATGAGGAAGCAGCCCCAACTGGTTACCTCAAAGTAACGGATATCACTTTCCAAGTTAAACCTAACGGTACTGTTGAAGTGACAAAAGTAGGTGAAAAAGATTCTAAAGGTGAAGACAATCGTGTTGTAGCCCAAAATTCAACTCTGACAGTTACTGATAAAGATGACGATGTAGCTCGTAAAATCACGTTCAGTAAAATTAGTCTTGGTGGGGTTGAAATCGCAGGAGCACAAATCAAGATCTTCAAAGGCGATAAGGCAGAAGGCACAGCTGTAGAAAGCTGGACTTCAGAAGCTGGTAAGTCTAAAGAATTGAGCTTGGCCCCAGGTACTTACACCTTCCATGAGGAAGCAGCCCCAACTGGATACCTCAAAGTAACGGATATCACTTTCCAAGTTAACTATGATGGAACAGTTAAAGTGACGAATGTTGGTACTAAGGATGCTAAAGGCGAGGACAATACAGTCGTAACCGATGGTTCAACAATCAAAGTCACTGATAAAGACGATGATAGTCCAAAAGCCATTACTTTCAGTAAAGTTAACCTTGGTGGAACAGAAATCGCAGGCGCTCAAATCAAGATCTACAAGGGCGATAAGGCAGAAGGCACAGCCGTAGAAAGCTGGACTTCAGAAGCTGGTAAGTCTAAAGACTTGAACTTGGCACCAGGTACTTATACTTTCCATGAGGAAGCCGCCCCAACTGGTTACCTCAAAGTAACAGATATTACTTTCAAAGTGAAAACTGACGGAACAGTAGAAGTAACCAATGTCGGCGAGAAAGACTCTAAGGGTGAAGACAACAAAGTTGCTACAAACGGTTCAACTGTAACTGTAACTGATAAAGACGATGATAGTCCAAAAGCCATTACTTTCAGTAAAGTTAACCTTGGTGGAACAGAAATCGCAGGTGCTCAAATCAAGATCTACAAGGGCGATAAGGCAGAAGGCACAGCCGTAGAAAGCTGGACTTCAGAAGCTGGTAAGTCTAAAGACTTGAACTTGGCCCCAGGTACTTACACCTTCCATGAGGAAGCCGCTCCAACTGGTTACCTCAAAGTAACGGACATCACTTTCCAAGTCAAACATGATGGCACAGTGGAAGTGACAAATGTTGGTGAGAAAGACTCTAAGGGTGAAGAAAACAAAGTCGTAACCAACGGCTCAACTGTAACTGTAACCGATAAAGACGATGACCTTCCACGTAAGATTACCTTTAGCAAGGTTAGCCTTGGTGGAACAGAATTCGCAGGCGCTCAAATCAAGATCTACAAGGGCGATAAGGCAGAAGGCACAGCCGTAGAAAGCTGGACTTCAGAAGCTGGTAAGTCTAAAGACTTGAACTTGGCCCCAGGTACTTACACCTTCCATGAGGAAGCCGCTCCAACTGGTTACCTCAAAGTAACGGACATCACTTTCCAAGTCAAACATGATGGCACAGTGGAAGTGACAAATGTTGGTGAAAAAGACTCTAAAGGTGAAGAAAACAAAGTCGTAACCAACGGCTCAACAGTAACTGTAACCGATAAAGACGATGACCTTCCACGTAAGATTACCTTCAGCAAGGTTAGCCTTGGTGGAACAGAAATCGCAGGCGCTCAAATCAAGATCTACAAGGGCGATAAAGCAGAAGGCACAGCCGTAGAAAGCTGGACTTCAGAAGCTGGTAAGTCTAAAGATCTCAACTTGGCTCCGGGCACTTACACCTTCCATGAGGAAGCAGCCCCAACAGGCTACCTCAAAGTAACGGATATCACTTTTAAAGTCAAACATGACGGCACAGTGGAAGTGACCAACGTTGGAGAAAAAGACTCTAAGGGTGAAGAAAACAAGGTTGTAACCAACGGTTCAACAGTAACTGTAACCGACAAAGACGATGACCTTCCACGTAAGATTACCTTCAGCAAGGTTAGCCTTGGTGGAACAGAAATCGCTGGTGCAGAGATTAAGATCTACAAAGGCGATAAGGCAGAAGGCACAGCCGTAGAAAGCTGGACTTCAGAAGCTGGTAAGTCTAAAGATCTCAACTTGGCCCCAGGTACTTACACCTTCCATGAGGAAGCAGCTCCAACAGGCTACCTCAAAGTAACCGATATCACTTTCCAAGTCAAACATGACGGCACAGTGGAAGTGACAAATGTTGGTGAAAAAGACTCTAAAGGTGAAGAGAACAAAGTCGTAACCAACGGCTCAACAGTAACTGTAACCGATAAAGACGATGACCTTCCACGTAAGATTACCTTCAGCAAGGTTAGCCTTGGTGGAACAGAAATCGCTGGTGCACAAATCAAGATCTACAAGGGCGACAAGGCAGAAGGTACAGCCGTAGAAAGCTGGACTTCAGAAGCTGGTAAGTCTAAAGACTTGAACTTGGCACCTGGCACTTACACCTTCCATGAGGAAGCAGCTCCAACAGGCTACCTCAAAGTAACCGACATCACTTTCCAAGTCAAACATGACGGCACAGTGGAAGTGACAAATGTTGGTGAAAAGGACTCTAAAGGTGAAGAAAACAAGGTCGTAACCAACGGCTCAACTGTAACAGTAACGGATAAAGACGATGACCTTCCACGTAAGATTACCTTTAGCAAGGTAAATCTAGCGGGTGAAGAAATCGCGGGTGCAAAAATCCAAATTTTCCGAGGAGAAAAAGTTGCAGGTAATCCTGTGGCTGAATGGACTTCAAAAGCCAATCAATCACATGTACTTGATTTGACTCCGGGAGTATATACTTTCCATGAAGAAGCCGCTCCAACTGGATACTTAGCAGTAACAGATATTACATTCCAAGTTAACTACGACGGAACTGTAACAGTGGTAAATGCTAGTGGAAATCAGGTTGAGTTCAAGGATGGTAAGTTAGTAGTAACGGACCAAACTGAACCAGAAAATCCTAACCTACCAAACACTGGAAGTGAATCTGGACAAGCTGCATTAGCAGCAGGTTTAGCTCTTCTAGCTTTAGGTGCAGGTCTTGTAGCAACTAAACGAAGAAAAGAAGACTAA
- a CDS encoding Cna B-type domain-containing protein: MKNKKFWLPILTSLACLLGMFFAPNSVQAKELKNVISNIGIWEVDNGKFIKPDANGVYTLSPEHHNYSNYKFTVDYDLSAYDGKLEDGDTFTFTVPSPLTVRNETFDLKDKETDLVIGETQIVSNGDNNGGKATITLKNLKAYLEKKGGYQVQNVKGNFFVGFSSKNELSNETLRFDKTETINEITHQIKVKKGDAADYSEGIGRANFNKYHGLIYKEDWTSKALNKSGKYLHSWYVRVNPKQAAYNKIEIHDWVDPNASPMQMIPETFSVTAGWYDQYYYLKDEVVLEAGKDYQVKWNDSYTEFTLTINNASSILAKNGKPAAFRINYKTSAPADGTQVQNNAEMKGDDQILTYDDYSNKTVVKQIGNSVVASGGTIQLETGYRIILYKVDELTHDRLKGAKFKITPPAGATAKEEIVTTNDDGIAESSIYSESDIKKGNFTVTEVQAPEGYELNPTPFEMTVGQDGAIKTVTNKRSKAKVKIKANKKLTGRELKAEEFEFTLTDQDGKVKETVKNDKDGNIAFSELEFDKAGTYTFKIVEKAGSDTSIKYDTKTVTATVTVADKGKGALEATVSYDDEKAFENTYTPAKTEVSVKKVWKDENNQDGKRPSSVTVKLLADGQDTGKTLELTEANGWAGSFKDLDADKGGTPIKYTVVEVTVAGYTSEVTGDAASGFTITNSYLPETVVVKATKNWDDANNQDGKRPTKITINLLADGQQVDSKEVQAAADGTWTVEFTKLAKYKAGKEIKYTVTEEAVAEYEATITDFTITNKYAPKEIDYKVTKVWNDANNQDGKRPESVTVQLYKKVGNADPVAVEGKKLTLTAKEKTDDNTWVASFTNLPQYEAGKEITYSIKEVDVPAGYEASVTGQVVTNTYNPETVVLSGTKVWKDNNNQDGKRTTSVKVQILNGEKVVQEIEVSEKTGWKFESKKLPKYENGKEIKYTVKETAMTEYKATITTDKDGKYTITNEHTPEKTAVKGHKIWKDEDNKDGIRPASITVKLLADGKETGQTATVSETSGWTYEFTGLDRYQEGKEIAYAVEEVNVPDGYTASVEGYNITNTHTPEKPTPGKPNEPGKPKKGGELPNTGSESNQVALVAGIALLGLGTGFLARRKKEG; encoded by the coding sequence ATGAAGAACAAGAAATTTTGGTTACCCATCCTAACTTCTCTGGCCTGTTTGCTAGGGATGTTCTTTGCTCCAAATTCAGTTCAAGCAAAGGAACTGAAGAACGTTATCAGTAATATTGGAATTTGGGAGGTTGATAATGGTAAGTTTATAAAACCGGATGCGAATGGTGTTTATACACTTTCTCCTGAGCATCATAACTACTCAAATTATAAATTCACTGTTGATTACGATTTGAGCGCCTATGATGGTAAATTAGAGGACGGTGATACCTTTACCTTTACTGTTCCGAGCCCTTTAACTGTTAGAAATGAAACTTTTGATTTAAAAGATAAGGAAACAGATCTCGTTATCGGAGAAACTCAAATTGTATCAAACGGGGATAATAATGGTGGTAAGGCAACTATTACATTAAAAAATCTGAAAGCCTATCTTGAGAAAAAAGGTGGCTATCAGGTCCAAAACGTTAAAGGAAATTTCTTTGTTGGTTTTAGTTCTAAAAATGAATTAAGCAATGAAACGCTCCGTTTTGATAAAACGGAAACCATAAATGAAATTACCCATCAAATCAAGGTTAAAAAAGGTGATGCGGCTGATTATTCTGAAGGAATTGGTCGAGCTAATTTCAATAAATATCACGGTTTGATTTACAAAGAGGATTGGACATCCAAGGCTCTAAATAAGAGTGGAAAATACTTACACAGCTGGTATGTTCGTGTTAATCCGAAACAGGCAGCCTATAATAAAATTGAAATTCATGACTGGGTAGATCCAAATGCTTCACCAATGCAGATGATTCCTGAAACATTTAGCGTCACGGCAGGTTGGTATGATCAATATTATTATTTGAAAGATGAAGTGGTTTTAGAAGCTGGGAAGGATTACCAAGTAAAATGGAATGATTCTTACACAGAATTTACTTTAACAATTAACAATGCATCTTCAATTCTTGCGAAGAACGGTAAACCAGCAGCATTTCGAATTAATTATAAAACAAGTGCTCCAGCTGATGGCACGCAAGTCCAAAACAATGCTGAAATGAAGGGTGATGACCAGATTCTAACATATGATGACTATAGTAATAAGACAGTCGTTAAGCAAATCGGAAACTCAGTCGTTGCTTCTGGCGGTACAATTCAGTTAGAAACAGGTTACCGTATCATTCTTTACAAGGTCGACGAGCTGACTCATGACCGTCTAAAAGGAGCAAAATTCAAGATTACTCCTCCGGCAGGAGCTACGGCTAAAGAGGAAATTGTAACGACAAATGATGACGGAATTGCTGAATCATCTATTTACTCAGAAAGTGATATCAAGAAAGGGAACTTTACAGTAACTGAGGTTCAGGCTCCTGAGGGATATGAGTTAAATCCTACTCCATTTGAGATGACTGTTGGACAAGACGGAGCTATCAAAACAGTTACAAATAAACGTAGCAAAGCTAAAGTTAAGATTAAAGCTAATAAAAAACTTACAGGACGTGAGTTAAAGGCTGAAGAGTTTGAATTCACTTTAACAGATCAAGATGGTAAGGTGAAAGAAACTGTGAAGAATGACAAAGACGGAAACATTGCTTTCTCAGAATTGGAATTCGACAAAGCAGGAACTTATACCTTTAAAATTGTTGAAAAAGCTGGCAGTGATACAAGCATCAAGTACGATACTAAAACTGTTACGGCTACAGTTACTGTAGCGGACAAGGGTAAAGGCGCACTTGAAGCAACTGTTTCTTACGATGATGAAAAAGCATTCGAGAACACTTACACTCCAGCAAAAACGGAAGTTTCTGTTAAGAAAGTATGGAAGGACGAGAACAACCAAGATGGCAAACGCCCATCTTCTGTCACAGTTAAATTGCTTGCAGATGGTCAAGATACTGGTAAAACACTTGAATTGACTGAAGCAAATGGTTGGGCTGGAAGCTTCAAAGATCTTGATGCTGATAAAGGCGGAACACCTATTAAGTACACAGTAGTAGAAGTAACTGTTGCTGGTTACACTTCTGAAGTTACTGGTGACGCTGCATCTGGATTCACTATCACAAATAGCTATTTACCAGAAACAGTTGTTGTAAAAGCAACTAAGAACTGGGATGACGCTAACAACCAAGACGGCAAACGTCCAACCAAGATTACAATCAATCTTTTAGCAGACGGTCAGCAAGTTGATTCGAAAGAAGTTCAAGCAGCTGCGGACGGAACTTGGACTGTCGAATTCACGAAATTAGCAAAATATAAAGCTGGTAAAGAAATCAAATACACTGTAACAGAAGAAGCCGTAGCAGAATACGAAGCGACTATTACAGACTTTACCATCACAAACAAATATGCTCCTAAAGAAATTGACTACAAGGTAACAAAAGTATGGAACGATGCGAACAACCAAGACGGTAAACGTCCTGAGTCCGTAACGGTTCAACTTTATAAAAAAGTAGGAAATGCAGATCCAGTAGCTGTTGAAGGTAAGAAATTGACCTTAACAGCTAAGGAAAAGACTGATGATAACACTTGGGTAGCATCCTTCACCAATCTTCCACAATACGAAGCTGGAAAAGAAATCACCTATTCTATCAAGGAAGTGGATGTACCAGCTGGTTACGAAGCCTCTGTGACTGGTCAAGTAGTGACAAACACCTATAACCCAGAAACAGTTGTTCTTTCAGGAACTAAGGTGTGGAAAGATAACAACAACCAAGACGGTAAACGTACAACATCTGTGAAAGTTCAAATTCTTAACGGCGAAAAAGTTGTTCAAGAAATTGAAGTTTCAGAAAAAACTGGCTGGAAGTTCGAATCTAAAAAACTTCCTAAGTATGAGAATGGTAAAGAAATCAAGTATACTGTCAAAGAAACTGCTATGACAGAATACAAAGCAACTATCACTACAGATAAGGATGGCAAGTATACCATTACCAACGAACATACTCCAGAAAAAACAGCTGTAAAAGGTCATAAGATCTGGAAAGATGAAGATAACAAAGATGGCATCCGTCCAGCATCTATCACCGTAAAACTTCTTGCAGATGGCAAGGAAACTGGTCAGACAGCTACAGTGTCAGAAACAAGTGGCTGGACTTATGAGTTTACAGGTCTTGATCGTTATCAAGAAGGTAAGGAGATTGCCTACGCTGTTGAAGAAGTGAATGTTCCAGATGGTTATACAGCTTCAGTAGAAGGTTACAACATTACAAATACGCACACTCCTGAAAAACCAACACCTGGCAAACCAAATGAACCAGGTAAGCCTAAAAAAGGTGGGGAATTGCCTAATACAGGAAGCGAGTCTAACCAAGTGGCTCTAGTAGCTGGAATCGCCCTTCTTGGATTGGGAACAGGATTCTTGGCAAGACGCAAAAAAGAAGGTTAA